In Acidimicrobiia bacterium, the genomic stretch TCGCGGCGCGTGAACACGTCGCACTCGACGCCGGCGCGCGTGAGCGCGCCCGCGAGCGCGCGCACGTACACGTTCATCCCGCCGCCGTCGCCGGAACCTGGCTGCGCGAGCGGCGACGTGTGAACGCTGAGAATGGCGACCCGGCGTACCGGCATGAACCCGGATGCTACCCGGGCCCTCCTCACTCGAACGCGGCGACCTCGCGCGCGCGTTCGGCGGCCGTCTCGGCCTGGAACGAGCGGTAGATCTCGATCAACGCTTGTTTCTGCCGCTCCGTGACGCTGTGGTCTCGGAGGATCTCGGCCTCGAAATCGGTGCCGTCGCCGCGTTCGTCGAGGATGCCGGCGCGCACGTAGAGCGTCTCCGCGGAGATGCGCAGACCCTTCGCGATCGCCTGCAGGATCTCGGCCGACGGCTTGCGCACCCCGCGCTCGATCTGGCTGAGGTACGGGTTCGAGATGCCCGCGAGCTCGCTCAGCTTGCGCAGCGAGAGCCGCGCCGTGCGGCGTTGATCACGGATGAACTCCCCGAGGTCGTGACGCCGGCTCGCCGAGGTCGCGTGCGCGGGTGCGCTCATCTCAGCCGACGTCGGCGGCCGCGCGCGTCGCGATCTCGCGCTCGATCATGTCGAGCACGCGATGCAGCTCGCGGCGGTACTCGGACAGGTCGCGCTCGAACTCACCGAGCGCGTCGCGCATCTCACTGAGCTCCGTGTCGGAGAGCCCGTCGAGCGTGACCAACGAGTCGTCGGCGACGAGCCGACCCCGCGGACCCCACTCGATGTCGACGAGCGGTTCGTCGGCGACGGTGTGTCGCGCGTCCGCGACCGACGCGCGTCCGCGATCGTCGCCGAGGATGCGAGGCAGGTCGGCAACGAGATCGCCGACGGACGCGCCCGACGCGCGCCGCTCCTGCTCTGCGGTGAGGATCTCGAACCGGCCCTGCGCGAGCCGGCGCGTGTACGAGACCGCATGCTCGATCGAGCTGCACTCGGCGCGCATCGCACGCAGCGACTCGAGATCGCGCCCGCCGAGATCGGCCGAGAACTCGGGAGCGATGATGCGTTGGATCCGTTGCGTCGTTCTCACCTCGATCGGCCCGCGAGCGCTGCCGCGCGCGCACGGGGCGGGCGGGAATGCAGGCGTTCAGGCTATCTCAGCAGGTCGCGACGGCCCCGCCACTCACGGGCGGCAGCACGGCGACCTCGTCACCGGCGGCCAACGTGGTCGCGAGGCCGCGCTCCGGCTCGTCGCCGTTGACCCAGACGCGCGACGCGTCCAGCACCGCGCCGAAGTCGGCTCCGTAGCGATCCCGCGCGATGGCCAGGAGCTCCGCGAGCGTCGCCGCGTCGATCGTGTCGTCGCGCCGGGCCGCGACCTCACGCGCGCGCGCGAAGAACAGGACACGAACGACCGGCACGCCGTCAGTCGCGCGTGGTATCGACGTTCGTGCGCGCCGCGGGGATCGCGTCGAGTCGCTCGGGATCGATGCGCTCGCCGGTGACCTCGTCGACGCCGTACGTGCCGTCGTCGAGGCGCTGGAGCGCGGCCTCGATCTCCGCGAGCTCGAACTCGAGACCTTCGAGGATCGACAGGTCCTTCTCGCGCTCGAAGGTCTCGCCGGTGACGGCGCCCGGCGGGCCTGCGACGTCGATCTTCTCGCCGCTGTCGTCGTCGCGCGCGGTCTCGTCGCGCAACTCGGACACGAGACCCTGCAAGCGCTCGCGCTCGGCGTCGAGTCGCTCCCGCGCGGCACCTTCGTCGATCGGGGTGTCGTCCATGGCGCCGAGGCTACCCATCCACGGTGAACACACACTCATGCCCCCGCGAGCCGGGCGCGCAGCACCATCGCGGTCTCATCGAGGTGCGCGCGCAGGGTCGACAATCGCGACGAGGGGTCGGGCAGCTCGAGCACGCGTTGCGCGTCGAGGGGACCGAGGGCGGCGAACGCGGCGATCTCGTACGCGGCCTGCGCGGGGTCGGTCGCGACGTCGGGCATCGCGACCTCGGTCGAGCCGGGAAGCTGCGCCGCGAGCGCGAGCACTTCGCGCAACCCGTCGAGCGCGGCGGCGCGCAGTGCTGTCGAATCGCCGGCGCGGTCGTCGACTTCGGGCAGCTCCACGACCTCGGCGCGCGGGTACGGGTCTTCCGGCAGCCAGCGCTCGATCTTCAACCGGGCCGCACCGACGACCGCCAGCGCGAAGCGACCGTCGGCGAGCGGGGCGAACTGCACGACGTGCGCGAGCGTGCCCACTTCGAAGCGGACGTCGCCACCGCCGACCTCGCTCCCCCGCTCGATGAGGACGATGCCGAACTCCTGGTCGCCGTCGAGCACGTCGCGCACGAGCGCGCGATACCGCGGTTCGAACACGTGCAGCGGCAACACGGCGTACGGCATGAGCACGGTGCCGAGCGGGAACATGGGCAGCGTTCGCGTCACGTCGCGCTCAGTTCAGGCGGGCGCGCAACGAGCGCGCCTCACCGCGTAGGCGCGGTGCGACATCGCCGGGAATCTCGTCCGCGAGCTGATCGAGCGCGTCCGCGGCATTGGTGATGTTGCCGAGCTGTCCGAGGCGGCGCGCGACGACGACCCGTTCGGGAGCCGGGAGTCCCGCGATCGACAGGTGCAGCGTCGCCATCCACGTCGCGTGCACGGGATCGGCCGCGAGCGGCGAGCGTTCGAGGTTGGCAAGCATGCGGGCGAGGATCTGGCGCGGTCGAACGGGTGCGAGCATCGACGGCTCGAACGCGTGATTCGCGCCGACCGCGCGCCGGAAGATCGCCGCGCACTCGTCATCGTCGAGGATCGCACCGCCGGCGAAGACGTCGCAGAACCGGCCCGGGCTCTCGGGATCGCCGACGAGGAAGTGGCCGGGCATGCCGACCCCGACGGCGGGAACGTCGAGCCGACGTGCGACTTCGAGCATCACCACCGCGAGCGAGATGGGAATGCCGAGCCGGCGTTCGAGCACGTCGTCGAGGAACGAGTTCGCAGGATCGTCGTAGCGCTCGACGTTGCCGCGGAACCCTTCGACTGCGAACAGGAGCCGGCGGACACTGTCGAAGTCGGCGGCATCGCACGCGGCCGCGAGCGTGTCGAGCCGACCGAGCCACTGGTCGAGATCGAGGTTCGCGTGCACGTGCGCAGCGATGAGCAACGCCGCGCGATCGAGCGGCGGCTCCTGCTTCGCGTCGCCCACCAGCGACGCGAAGCGACCCGTCACGTCCACCCGGCCCAGGCTAGGCCCGCAAGCGACGAGCGGAGCGAGCAAGCGAACTCGCTCGCTCCCACCCCGCCGCAAGGGCGAGCGTGCAAGCCCGACCAGAAGCTAGGCGCACACCCCGTTCGTGCATCCCCACTCGTTGATGTTCCAGAACATGCCCTCGATCGAGTTGTCGGTGATCGGACCGACGACGTGCGAGCTCCAGATCAAGATGTCGGGGAGCGGGTCGAGCGGCAGCACGTTCACGTCGGCGGCCATGAGGTCGTCGGCCTTCGCGGCGTCGGCACGTCGCGTCGCGTCGTCGAGGCTGTTGTCGACGCCCTCGAGCAGCGTGTCGAGCTTCGGGTTGCGGATGCGGAAGTAGTTCTGGCCCGAGTTCTGGTTCGCGGGTCCGGGGACGTTCTGCGAGCAGAACTGGCTGCACTGGCCCGGCGTGAGGCCGGCGAGGCCGCTCGCGATCACGAGGACGTCGAGGTTGCCCGCGGGCAGGTCGGTGCCGCCGATCTGCGCGAGGGAGCGGAAGTCGACCTTCACGGCGAAGCCCGCGTCCTTCAGCTCCTGCTGCACGACCTGCGTCGTGAGCTGGCGGCGCTTGTCGCCCGCGGTCGTCGTGATCGTGAACGACGCGGTCTTTCCGTCCTTCGCCCAGACGCCGAGCGCGTTCTTCTTCCATCCCGCGTTGGTCATGAGCTTGGTCACCATCGACAGGTCGAGGTGGTACTTCGACCATGCGCTCTGGTCGGAGTAGTCCTTCAACGCGTACGCGTTGATCGAGTTCGACGGCTCGTCGACACCGAGGCGGCCGAAGAGCTGCTTCACCACCGCGTCACGATCGACCGCGTACGCGAACGCGCGGCGCACCGCGACGTCGGTGAACGGGTACCTCGCGTTGTCGATCCAGAGCGCCTCGACGTACGCGGTGTGCGAGTTCGTCACGACGTGCGCGCTGGGAAGACCCTGCGCGATCGCGTCGACGACGTCGATCTGCGGGTTCGGGTAGATCGCCTGCACCTGCTTCGAGCGGAACGCCTGGAATTCGGCCGCAGTGTCGGACTCGAACTTGAACACGACCTTGTCGAGGTGCGGCTTGTCGCCCCAGTACTTCGTGTTCGGCGTCAGCGTGATGTTGTCGCCCTTGGTCCAGTCCGCGAACCACGGACCGCCGGACCAGTGGTAGCCGTTCTTCATCAGCGAGTCGCGGTCACGCCCTTCGAGAAGGTGCGACGGGTAGACGCCGGTGTTGCCGGAGAAGAGGTTCTGCCAACCGGCGTACACCGCACCGGCCTTGTACGTGACGACCGGACGCAGCGGCTGCGAGCAGTCGACGCGCGCGATGTCGCTGTAACCGGTGCGGTCGAGGATGTCGTCCGAGCTCTTTTCCTGATCGACCGTGTACGCGAAGTCGGAGCACGTGATCGGCACGCCGTCGGACCACTGTGCCTTCGGGTTGAGGTGATACGTGATCGTCTCGACGGGCTTCGCCGCGAACACGGGCGCGCTCGTCACGAGGTTGCTCGGCACGTTGCGCAGCGAGCCGTCGGCGCGCGGGTCGACGTCGAAGACGCGCGGGATCGTCTGGTACTGCGCCATCCAGCTGCCCCAGCTCGACGCCGCGCAGTTCCCGAGCCAGTCGAAGCAGTCGGGTTCCTGCTCCGCGCCGACGGTCAGGGTGCCACCGTTGCTCGTGACCGCGGTCGTCGTCGGGGGCGCGCTCGAAGACGCGCCGTTCTTGCCGGCGGTGCTCGCGGTGCTGCCGCACGCGCCGAGCAGGCCCACTGCGGTGAGCACCGCGAGGAGGCGGACGGATTGCACATGGCGGGAGCGCATGGGGGCCTTTCGGACGACGCAGCTCCGCCCCGGAGAGACGGTAGCCCTCTCCAGAACTCCTTCGGATCAACCCGTGAGAACTTGACGCCTTCGTTCCAAATGCGGTGCGACGCCGGCGCTCCGTGACCGCCGCACCGGTACAATCCGGGCATGGTGGCGCCACCGACGCAGGACTGGCACGCGGCCGCGACGGCGCACCTCGCGCGAGCGGGACAGCGATTGACGGCGAAGCGCGCGTCGATCGTCGAGGTGCTCGCGACCAGCGAGCGGCCGCTCACGATGCCCGAGATCCGCGACCTGCGACCCGATCTCGCGCAGAGCTCGCTGTACCGGAACCTCGTCGAGCTCGAGCAGGCCGGGGTCGTCCGGCGGGTCGTCACACACGACGAGTTCGCCCGCTACGAGCTCGGTGAGTCGCTGTCGGGACACCATCACCATCTCGTGTGCTCGAGCTGTGGCGTCGTCGAGGACGTGCCGGCATCGCCGGGCCTGGAGCGGTCGGTCGCCGCCGCGGTTGCGGGTGCCGCCGAAGCGACCGGCTTCCGCATCGACCACCATCGGCTGGACCTGATCGGGCTCTGCCGCCGCTGCGCCTGATCATTCGCTCGCTCCTTCGCCGGCTCCCCTCCGGCTCGCCCACTCGAACGCTCGCTGGTGAGCCCCGACGCCCGCTCCGCGCTCGCCTTCGGCCGCGCGTGAGAACACCTAGCCTGGGAACGTGAGCAAGCGCCAGCAGAAGCGGCGCCTGGACCGCCGCCGCGAGACGTCGACGGGACCGGGCACCGAGTTGCGCACCGATGTGCGGAGCCGGGTGCGCGTGCGCGCGGGTCGGCTCTCGCCCGAGCGCGCGGTTCCGGCCGAGATCCCGCGTCCGCCTTATGTGCGCGGCCCGGGCGCGCTCGTGCCGTCGTTCCCGCCCAGCGAGCTCGCGGACCGCATGCGGCGAGCGGGTCAGGCCGCGCGCGAGGTGCTGCTCGAGATCGCGCCCGCAGTTCGACCGGGCGTCACCACCGACGAGCTCGATCGCATCTGCCACGAAGCGTGCATCGCGCGCGGCGGCTACCCGAGCCCGCTGCACTACAAGGGCTACCCGAAGTCGCTCTGCACGTCGGTGAACGAGGTCATCTGTCACGGCATCCCCGACGACCGCGCGCTGGTGGAGGGCGACATCGTCAACTGCGACGTCACGATCTACCTCGACGGCGTGCACGGCGACCACAGCGAGACGTTCTGCGTCGGCGAGTGCGATCCCGAAGCCGCGCGCCTCGTGCGGGTGACGCGCGAATCGCTCTGGCACGGCATCGCCGCCGCGCATCCGGGTGGACACATCAACGAGATCGGGCGCGCGATCCAGGCCCACGCGGAGGGCGAAGGATTCGGCGTCGTGCGCATGTTCGTCGGGCACGGCGTCGGTCGCGACTTCCACACCGCGCCGTCGGTACCGCACTACTTCGACCCGCACGCCAACCAGATCCTCGAACCCGGGCTCACGTTCACGATCGAACCGATGATCACCGCGGGTTCGTACGAGGTCGATCGCATCTGGCCCGACGGGTGGACCGCGGTGACCGCCGACGGCTCGCTCACCGCGCAGTTCGAGCACGCGTTGCTCGTCACGCCGACGGGCATCGAGGTGCTCACGCTGCTGCCGGACGAGCCGCTCGAACTGCCGCTCCACGACGAAGTCGCGCGCCGATAGCCTCCCGCCCGTGCGGCTGGCGGGGGAACGAGCGCTCATCACCGGGTCGACGTCGGGCATCGGTCGCGCGATCGCGCAGCGGTTCGCGGAAGCGGGCGCGGTCGTGTGCGTCACCGGACGCGACCGGGTGCGCGGCGACGCGGTCGTCGCGCAGATCGACGCGGCGGGTGGCGTCGCGCACTTCGTGCCGGCGGAGCTGCGCGACGAGGACGCGTGCACCGCGCTCGTCGAGCACGCGGCCGAGCGCATCGGTGGGCTCACGATCCTCGTCAACAACGCCGCGGGAGGCGACGGCGGCGACGGCCCGATCGGCGACATCACGACCGAAGCGTGGAACGCGATCCTCACGGTCAACCTGACCGCGCCGATGTGGCTGACGCGCGCCGCGATCGCTCATTTGCTCGACGCGGGCCACGGCTCGATCGTCAACATCTCGACCCGCCAGGCCGAGCGCGCCAGCCGCGGGTTCGCCGCGTACATCGCGAGCAAGGGCGGCTTGAACGCGCTCACGCGGTCGATCGCGGTCGACTACGCCGATCGCAACATCCGCTGCAACACGATCAGCCCCGGCTACGTGTTGAACGACCGCCGCGACGCCGACATCGACGACGACCGCCGCGCGCGGTACGAGGGCATGCACCTCACGCGCCTCGGCGTCGCCGACGACATCGCGTACGCGGCGGTGTACCTCGCATCGCGCGAGTCGGACTTCGTCACCGGCCTGAACCTCCAGGTCGACGGGGGCAGCAGCATCGCCCGCGGCCTCACGCTGGGCTGACCGTGCATCCCCGCATCTGCGTCAGCGCGATCAGCTCCTTCCGGCTCGACCTCGCGGCCGACATCGAGCTCTGGGCCGCGAACGGAATCGACTGCGTGGGCGTATCGGTCGCGAAGCTCGACGCCTTCGGATGGGAGGAGGGCGTCGCCCGCATCGTCGACTCGGGTGTGCGGGTCGGGAACCTCATCGGGGTGGGCGCGTTCCTCCTGACCGACCCGTCGCAGTGGGAACCGCAGCGCGAGCGCTTGCTCCGAGCGCTGCACGCGGGCCACACCATGGGCGCCGAGTGCGTCGTCTTCACGACCGGCCCCGCGCGCGAGCTGCCGTGGGACGAGGCCGCGGACGCGCTCGAGACGGCACTCGCGCCCGTGCTCGTCGAGGCGAACGCGCTCGGCATCCCGTTCGCGGTCGAGCACACGAACTCCCTGCGCGTCGACGTCGGCTTCGTGCACTCGTTGCGCGACGTCGTCGACCTCGCCCGCCGGCTCGGCACCGGCGTGTGCATGGAGATCAACGCGTGCTGGGCGGAGCGCGGCCTCGCGGGCACGATCGCGTCGTCGATGGACGCGATCCGGCTCGTGCAGGTGAGCGACTTCTCGATCGGCACACTCGCGACACCGGACCGGCTCGTGCCCGGCGACGGCGACATCCCGCTCGCGCGGATTCTCGGGCAGGTGCTCGCCGCCGGCTACGACGGCGTATTCGACCTCGAGCTCATCGGGCCCAAGATCGACGCCGAGGGCTACGCGTCGGCGGTGCCGCGCGCGGTCGACGCGCTCGGCTCACTCCTCACCGGTCTCGGCGCCTGACGGCGCGGGCCACCGCACCGGGCCTGCGTGGAAGCCGGCGGTCGCGAGCAGCTCTTCGTCGCCGCCGGGCCAGCCGGTGAGCCTCAGCTCGGTCCAGTGACTGTTCTCGTTCGGCTCCAGGCGCAGGTACGCGACCGGCGCGTGGCTCGTCGCGTGCGCGCCGGCGGCTGCGAGCGCTTCTGCTATCGCGTCGCGCCGCGCGTCGTCGAGGTACTGCCAGAAGATCGAGTGCATCACGACGGTCGCGATGCCGTCGTGTGCGCGCGCGAGCTGCGCCGGCACCCACTCCGCCGCGTCGGCACGGTCGACGTCGACGGGCGTCGTCGCGGCGATCGCGAGCGCGGCGCGCAGTGCTTCGAAGCGCGCGTCCTGCCCGGGCCACACGTACGACAACAGCGTGAGCCCGGCTTCGGGATCATTCGTCGCGTCGATCGGGTTACGGTCGCAGCCGCGACGTTCGACGATGCGCGTGCTCGCGTCGAACGGCGGCGCATCCGGCAACCACAGATCGACGAACCGCACCGCCGACGCACGGTCGCCCCAGCTCGCGCCGCCCTGCTCGTACCAGTAACGGTCGAGCCGCAGGTTGAGAGCGGCGCTCGTACCGATCTCGAGCAGGCGGATCGGGAGCCCGAACCGCTGCGCGACGACGGCGAGGCCCGCGGCGAGCGACGCGGTGCGACCGACCTCGTTCGTCTGCGGTGGGCGCGCGAGCGCGTCGACCAGCATCGCCGGACGCGATTCGAGCAGCGCGCGGAAGGCCGGCCACGCCGCGGTCGCGTCGCCGTCGCCGCCCGTCGTCGGGAAGCGCGGCGCGAGGTCGGGCGCGCCACCGGCCAGCACGAGCCGATGCACGCCGCCGAGCATTCGGATCGGGTACGCCGCGTCGGATCCTTCGTGCTCGTGCGCCGCGAGCAGCGCGTGCACGACGCCGCCGGCCTCGAAGTCGTCGGCCGTGAGGTCGAGGAGGT encodes the following:
- a CDS encoding helix-turn-helix transcriptional regulator, whose protein sequence is MSAPAHATSASRRHDLGEFIRDQRRTARLSLRKLSELAGISNPYLSQIERGVRKPSAEILQAIAKGLRISAETLYVRAGILDERGDGTDFEAEILRDHSVTERQKQALIEIYRSFQAETAAERAREVAAFE
- a CDS encoding MoaD family protein, which translates into the protein MPVVRVLFFARAREVAARRDDTIDAATLAELLAIARDRYGADFGAVLDASRVWVNGDEPERGLATTLAAGDEVAVLPPVSGGAVATC
- a CDS encoding LON peptidase substrate-binding domain-containing protein — encoded protein: MTRTLPMFPLGTVLMPYAVLPLHVFEPRYRALVRDVLDGDQEFGIVLIERGSEVGGGDVRFEVGTLAHVVQFAPLADGRFALAVVGAARLKIERWLPEDPYPRAEVVELPEVDDRAGDSTALRAAALDGLREVLALAAQLPGSTEVAMPDVATDPAQAAYEIAAFAALGPLDAQRVLELPDPSSRLSTLRAHLDETAMVLRARLAGA
- a CDS encoding transglutaminase-like domain-containing protein, whose translation is MDVTGRFASLVGDAKQEPPLDRAALLIAAHVHANLDLDQWLGRLDTLAAACDAADFDSVRRLLFAVEGFRGNVERYDDPANSFLDDVLERRLGIPISLAVVMLEVARRLDVPAVGVGMPGHFLVGDPESPGRFCDVFAGGAILDDDECAAIFRRAVGANHAFEPSMLAPVRPRQILARMLANLERSPLAADPVHATWMATLHLSIAGLPAPERVVVARRLGQLGNITNAADALDQLADEIPGDVAPRLRGEARSLRARLN
- a CDS encoding ABC transporter substrate-binding protein, which gives rise to MQSVRLLAVLTAVGLLGACGSTASTAGKNGASSSAPPTTTAVTSNGGTLTVGAEQEPDCFDWLGNCAASSWGSWMAQYQTIPRVFDVDPRADGSLRNVPSNLVTSAPVFAAKPVETITYHLNPKAQWSDGVPITCSDFAYTVDQEKSSDDILDRTGYSDIARVDCSQPLRPVVTYKAGAVYAGWQNLFSGNTGVYPSHLLEGRDRDSLMKNGYHWSGGPWFADWTKGDNITLTPNTKYWGDKPHLDKVVFKFESDTAAEFQAFRSKQVQAIYPNPQIDVVDAIAQGLPSAHVVTNSHTAYVEALWIDNARYPFTDVAVRRAFAYAVDRDAVVKQLFGRLGVDEPSNSINAYALKDYSDQSAWSKYHLDLSMVTKLMTNAGWKKNALGVWAKDGKTASFTITTTAGDKRRQLTTQVVQQELKDAGFAVKVDFRSLAQIGGTDLPAGNLDVLVIASGLAGLTPGQCSQFCSQNVPGPANQNSGQNYFRIRNPKLDTLLEGVDNSLDDATRRADAAKADDLMAADVNVLPLDPLPDILIWSSHVVGPITDNSIEGMFWNINEWGCTNGVCA
- a CDS encoding transcriptional repressor, with product MVAPPTQDWHAAATAHLARAGQRLTAKRASIVEVLATSERPLTMPEIRDLRPDLAQSSLYRNLVELEQAGVVRRVVTHDEFARYELGESLSGHHHHLVCSSCGVVEDVPASPGLERSVAAAVAGAAEATGFRIDHHRLDLIGLCRRCA
- the map gene encoding type I methionyl aminopeptidase; translation: MSKRQQKRRLDRRRETSTGPGTELRTDVRSRVRVRAGRLSPERAVPAEIPRPPYVRGPGALVPSFPPSELADRMRRAGQAAREVLLEIAPAVRPGVTTDELDRICHEACIARGGYPSPLHYKGYPKSLCTSVNEVICHGIPDDRALVEGDIVNCDVTIYLDGVHGDHSETFCVGECDPEAARLVRVTRESLWHGIAAAHPGGHINEIGRAIQAHAEGEGFGVVRMFVGHGVGRDFHTAPSVPHYFDPHANQILEPGLTFTIEPMITAGSYEVDRIWPDGWTAVTADGSLTAQFEHALLVTPTGIEVLTLLPDEPLELPLHDEVARR
- a CDS encoding SDR family oxidoreductase; this translates as MRLAGERALITGSTSGIGRAIAQRFAEAGAVVCVTGRDRVRGDAVVAQIDAAGGVAHFVPAELRDEDACTALVEHAAERIGGLTILVNNAAGGDGGDGPIGDITTEAWNAILTVNLTAPMWLTRAAIAHLLDAGHGSIVNISTRQAERASRGFAAYIASKGGLNALTRSIAVDYADRNIRCNTISPGYVLNDRRDADIDDDRRARYEGMHLTRLGVADDIAYAAVYLASRESDFVTGLNLQVDGGSSIARGLTLG
- a CDS encoding TIM barrel protein, which encodes MHPRICVSAISSFRLDLAADIELWAANGIDCVGVSVAKLDAFGWEEGVARIVDSGVRVGNLIGVGAFLLTDPSQWEPQRERLLRALHAGHTMGAECVVFTTGPARELPWDEAADALETALAPVLVEANALGIPFAVEHTNSLRVDVGFVHSLRDVVDLARRLGTGVCMEINACWAERGLAGTIASSMDAIRLVQVSDFSIGTLATPDRLVPGDGDIPLARILGQVLAAGYDGVFDLELIGPKIDAEGYASAVPRAVDALGSLLTGLGA
- a CDS encoding DUF2332 family protein, with protein sequence MPDQLRLQGWACRHLGSPFYGDLLDLTADDFEAGGVVHALLAAHEHEGSDAAYPIRMLGGVHRLVLAGGAPDLAPRFPTTGGDGDATAAWPAFRALLESRPAMLVDALARPPQTNEVGRTASLAAGLAVVAQRFGLPIRLLEIGTSAALNLRLDRYWYEQGGASWGDRASAVRFVDLWLPDAPPFDASTRIVERRGCDRNPIDATNDPEAGLTLLSYVWPGQDARFEALRAALAIAATTPVDVDRADAAEWVPAQLARAHDGIATVVMHSIFWQYLDDARRDAIAEALAAAGAHATSHAPVAYLRLEPNENSHWTELRLTGWPGGDEELLATAGFHAGPVRWPAPSGAETGEE